Proteins encoded within one genomic window of Equus caballus isolate H_3958 breed thoroughbred chromosome 20, TB-T2T, whole genome shotgun sequence:
- the H4C12 gene encoding histone H4-like, producing the protein MSGRGKGGKGLGKGGAKRHRKVLRDNIQGITKPAIRRLARRGGVKRISGLIYEETRGVLKVFLENVIRDAVTYTEHAKRKTVTAMDVVYALKRQGRTLYGFGG; encoded by the coding sequence ATGTCTGGTCGTGGCAAAGGCGGCAAGGGCCTGGGCAAAGGCGGCGCCAAGCGCCACCGTAAGGTGCTGCGGGACAACATCCAGGGCATCACCAAGCCCGCCATCCGGCGCCTGGCCCGGCGTGGCGGCGTCAAGCGCATCTCCGGCCTCATCTACGAGGAGACCCGCGGGGTGCTCAAGGTCTTCCTGGAGAACGTCATCCGGGACGCGGTCACCTACACCGAGCACGCCAAGCGCAAGACGGTCACCGCCATGGACGTGGTCTACGCGCTCAAGCGCCAGGGGCGCACCCTTTACGGCTTCGGCGGCTGA